A stretch of DNA from Chrysiogenia bacterium:
GCGTGAGCACCGGTGGGAGTACCTGCGGAGTGGCGCCGGGCCTGCCTGGATGCAGCACATAGAGCGGCACGCCGCTTCGCCCGTAGGACTCGAGCGTCCGGGCAATCTCTTCATCGCGGTTGGTCCAGTCGGCCTTGAGCGTCGCAACGCCCTTTTCGGCGAATGCGGTGCGGACGTCCTCGCTCGCAAACACCAGCCGCTCGTTGGCCAGGCAGGTGATGCACCAGGCGGCCGTGAAATTCACAAAGACAGGTGTGCCGCCGGCGGTCAGCTCCGCAACGCGCGCCCTGGAATAGGGCTGCCAGTATTCTTCAGCGGTTGCCTGCGCCGCGCTTTCAGGCGCTATGCCCACGCGCATGAATGCAACGCGCCCGCCCCAGAAGCACAGGGCGGCAAGCAGCGCCACGCCCGCGAGCTTTGCCGGCGGCCAGCCCTGACGCTCGCGCACCTTCGACCAGACCCACAGGCCCGCTGCCGCCAGAAGCAACCCGGCGAGCAGATCGATCGCCACGTCGGTCCCGCGCTGGCGTGCGAGAACCGAGACCAGCCAGATGACCGTGCCATAGAGCGGGAAGGCCATGGCTTCCCGGAAGGTCACCATCCATGGGCCAGGTCGCGGCAACCTGCGCAGGGCGCCGGGCCACTCGGAAAGAATCAGATAGGGAAGGGCCATGCCGGCGCCCAGTGCGGTGAAGACTGCCAGCGAATGGGGCGCGGGCATGCCCAGCGCATAACCCAGCGCCGCGCCCATGAACGGCGCCGTGCACGGGGTGGCGACAATGGTGGCAAGCACGCCGGTGGCGAACGAGCCGGTGTAGCCTTCCAGTCTGACGCCGGAGCCGCCCAGGCCGGTCAGGGAAGAGCCGAGTTCCACCACGCCGGAGAGTGAGAGCGCCAGCAGAAAGAGCACGAAACTCAGCGTGATCACAAAGCCCGGTGACTGGAGCTGGAACCCCCAGCCCAGGTGCTCGCCTCCTGCGCGCAGGGCCAGTAGCAGACCCGCCAGCGCCCAGAACGAGACGAGCACGCCGGCGCTGTAGGCCAGCCCGTGCATGCGCACCACACGCGATTCCTCCCCGGCTTGATTGACGAATCCGAGGACCTTGATGGAGAGAACCGGAAACACGCATGGCATCAGATTGAGCAGGATCCCGCCGATCAGTGCAAAGAGAATCGCTCGCAACAGCCCGCCGGTGTCTTTGGAGGCCAGCATTGCCGGCCGCGGCCCGGCATGGATTGAGAAGGCGTGGCTGCTCTCGGCGTCCTTGTGTTTGGTGAGCAGCACGCCGCGCAGCACGTGGGGCATTCCATCGAGCAACTCGTGGCGCTGGATTCGCAGCACCGCATCGTCGCCGACCCAGAGGACGTTTTGCGGCGCGGCATTGGCAATGATGAGATCGTCCTCGGGAACGAAGGCGAGCGTCGCATCCTTGAGCGCGAACTGGCCGGCGCCCTGCAGGATGAGGTGAAGCGCGTCCCCTGCTTCTTCGATGATTGCCGAATCGGCGGGCCAGGGCGTGGGGGCCGCACCGAAGGCGGCAACGAAGAGCGGCTCATTGCCGGCATTGATCTCGGGCGTCACCGATTGCACGGGCAGGGTAAGCGAAAGAGTCGCTTTTCCGGGAATGCATTCCTCGCGGCAGACGAGCCACTTGGCCTCGCCAACGATCTCAACCGCTTCAACGCTGAAGTCTTCGGGGACGCTGAGTTTTACCGGAAGCAGCACCTCGCTGCTGTATCCATAGTTCATCAGCCCGGCCAGGCCCTGCCGCTCGGGTGCGGGCCAGTTGAACCCTGTGGCCTCAACGCCATCGGGCAGTTGCCACTCCACGCTGGTGGGCTGTCCCGAGTCGCCGGGGTTCTTCCAGTAGATGTGCCAGTGATCTTCCAGGCGGAAGTGAAGGCCGATGTCGAGTTGCGCACCCGGCTGCGCGCTTTGCTGAAGGGCGATGAGCTCGACGCTCAGGTGCTCCGCCTCGACCGGCTGCGCATGTCCCGGGGCTATTCCCCCGCTGATGAGCAGGGCGAGCACTGCAAAGAGCAAGCTGAGCCGGATGCGTTTCATGGATCTACTTCACGAACTTGCGGAACTCGGGCTTGCGCTTTTCCATGAAGGCGTTGACGCCTTCTTTGGACTCTTCGCTGTCGTAGTAGAGCTTGAGCGACTGGAATCCCTGCGCGCCGATGCCGCGCACGTTCTCGCTGTCGGCATTGAAAGAACGCTTGGCGATGGCGATGGCCGTGGGGCTTTTCTCCAGAATCTCCTTGCACCAGCGCTGTACTTCGGCGTCGAGATCGGCATCGGGG
This window harbors:
- a CDS encoding thioredoxin family protein, giving the protein MKRIRLSLLFAVLALLISGGIAPGHAQPVEAEHLSVELIALQQSAQPGAQLDIGLHFRLEDHWHIYWKNPGDSGQPTSVEWQLPDGVEATGFNWPAPERQGLAGLMNYGYSSEVLLPVKLSVPEDFSVEAVEIVGEAKWLVCREECIPGKATLSLTLPVQSVTPEINAGNEPLFVAAFGAAPTPWPADSAIIEEAGDALHLILQGAGQFALKDATLAFVPEDDLIIANAAPQNVLWVGDDAVLRIQRHELLDGMPHVLRGVLLTKHKDAESSHAFSIHAGPRPAMLASKDTGGLLRAILFALIGGILLNLMPCVFPVLSIKVLGFVNQAGEESRVVRMHGLAYSAGVLVSFWALAGLLLALRAGGEHLGWGFQLQSPGFVITLSFVLFLLALSLSGVVELGSSLTGLGGSGVRLEGYTGSFATGVLATIVATPCTAPFMGAALGYALGMPAPHSLAVFTALGAGMALPYLILSEWPGALRRLPRPGPWMVTFREAMAFPLYGTVIWLVSVLARQRGTDVAIDLLAGLLLAAAGLWVWSKVRERQGWPPAKLAGVALLAALCFWGGRVAFMRVGIAPESAAQATAEEYWQPYSRARVAELTAGGTPVFVNFTAAWCITCLANERLVFASEDVRTAFAEKGVATLKADWTNRDEEIARTLESYGRSGVPLYVLHPGRPGATPQVLPPVLT